A stretch of the Lolium perenne isolate Kyuss_39 chromosome 3, Kyuss_2.0, whole genome shotgun sequence genome encodes the following:
- the LOC127342256 gene encoding uncharacterized protein: protein MATEPKAPPLPSPPPAAGARSYPATSPHPRPHRPLPKPLPYPVVPSRPHRSLPDRIADRIAPVKTRCSRSRRFATGGVSCSRSKNLSPWSDIIGARCDSGTSSNNQNSCKFRN from the exons ATGGCGACTGAACCCAAAGCCCCTCCGCTCCCCTCCCCACCTCCGGCGGCCGGAGCAAGGTCCTACCCTGCCACATCGCCCCATCCTCGGCCGCATCGCCCCCTCCCCAAGCCTCTCCCCTACCCCGTCGTCCCCTCCCGACCGCATCGCTCCCTCCCCGACCGCATCGCCGACCGCATCGCGCCGGTGAAGACGCGGTGTTCACG ATCTAGAAGATTTGCTACGGGAGGGGTTTCTTGCTCCAGATCAAAGAACCTTAGCCCGTGGAGTGACATAATCGGAGCACG ATGTGACTCCGGCACCAGCAGCAACAATCAAAACAGCTGCAAGTTCAGAAACTGA
- the LOC127342253 gene encoding uncharacterized protein — translation MDDACAVCAEPLQWVAYGVCGHREVCPACVARLRFVLRDHRCCICMTHCPAVFATKALGDRTKLIGDFSALPAVAGEGKAGEYWYHEATQVWFDDVDQYRTVRALCQFSCTVCKDSAGTGTGTGTGSGKKGGGKASKAKHKKKIGSIEQLKVHLFDHHHLYMCDLCLDGRKVFSCDQKLYTKPQLNKHIKNGDSEVDGSKVERRGFVGHPMCGFCKIPFYGKEELYTHVTREHFSCHICQRQQRGQEYFMTYDELEMHFRSDHFFCEDRECLEKKFIVFQSEAELKRHNAVEHRERKSHAKRTATFKASSSHNCQILGRGLGNQVASVAAPVRASSGQASQSGQSCGTNRVLQQSYSSLLSHQEVHGARIGSGLQEVSPPPISEQSRYTLALSRSSQTTASIRDEEFPPLSGTSNRSPALTQQGVRRVTENTHPSGLRQQSKGIVNIHHSVQIQSPENTDSTPSGSRHSPSCPTLNPSPNISGSLSLTSAENERRAANNFLVEKVQTALGMDRDRYAIFKVISGEYRQGVISASSYLLYVEQFGLLHLVLEMARLLPGPQKQKELADAYYASLRLRSLQGNGGGGTVSSRKNKGKGKLPDAAETTGAARVSLEDQILRAANKLQLQGGDSGVLLKEGCGATMKGSRQSHGGQRLSLSKTKK, via the exons ATGGACGACGCCTGCGCCGTCTGCGCGGAGCCGCTCCAGTGGGTGGCCTACGGCGTCTGCGGCCACCGCGAGGTCTGCCCCGCCTGCGTCGCCCGCCTCCGCTTCGTCCTCCGCGACCACCGCTGCTGCATCTGCATGACCCACTGCCCCGCCGTCTTCGCCACCAAG GCGCTGGGGGACCGCACGAAGCTCATCGGCGATTTCTCGGCGCTCCCGGCCGTGGCCGGCGAGGGGAAGGCCGGGGAGTACTGGTACCACGAGGCCACGCAGGTCTGGTTCGACGACGTCGACCAATACAGGACCGTGCGCGCGCTGTGCCAGTTTTCTTGCACTGTGTGCAAGGACAGCGCCGGCACtggcaccggcaccggcaccggcagCGGGAAGAAGGGCGGCGGCAAGGCGTCCAAGGCCAAACATAAGAAGAAGATCGGGAGCATCGAGCAGCTCAAAGTGCATCTGTTCGACCACCATCATCTTTACATGTGCGACCTCTGCTTGGATGGGAGGAAG GTATTTAGTTGTGACCAGAAACTTTATACAAAGCCTCAGTTAAATAAGCACATAAAAAATGGTGATTCGGAGGTGGATGGCTCAAAGGTTGAGCGCCGCGGTTTTGTAGGGCATCCAATGTGCGGGTTTTGTAAAATTCCATTTTATGGAAAGGAGGAACTGTATACGCATGTGACAAGAGAACATTTTTCTTGTCACATATGTCAGAG GCAGCAGCGTGGGCAGGAATATTTCATGACATATGATGAGTTAGAG ATGCATTTTCGGAGTGACCATTTCTTCTGTGAGGACAGAGAATGCTTGGAGAAGAAGTTCATTGTCTTCCAAAGTGAAGCAGAGCTCAAG AGGCACAATGCAGTGGAGCATAGGGAGCGCAAGTCTCATGCAAAGAGAACTGCTACTTTCAAG GCCTCATCGAGTCACAATTGCCAGATACTGGGCCGTGGCTTGGGAAATCAGGTTGCTTCTGTTGCAGCTCCGGTACGAGCTAGTTCTGGGCAAGCATCACAATCAGGCCAAAGCTGTGGGACGAACCGCGTGTTGCAGCAATCATATTCTTCTCTCCTCTCCCACCAGGAGGTCCATGGCGCAAGAATAGGCTCTGGTTTACAAGAAGTTTCACCCCCTCCCATATCAGAGCAATCAAGGTATACACTGGCTCTTAGCCGGAGTTCACAGACCACTGCAAGTATAAGGGATGAGGAATTCCCTCCTTTATCAGGCACTAGTAACAGGAGCCCTGCTTTAACACAGCAGGGGGTACGAAGGGTAACCGAGAACACTCATCCATCTGGGCTCCGACAGCAAAGTAAGGGAATTGTGAATATACACCATTCTGTTCAGATTCAGTCCCCTGAAAATACTGATTCAACCCCTTCTGGCTCAAGACACTCCCCAAGTTGTCCTACGCTCAACCCAAGTCCCAACATTAGTGGATCATTGAGTTTGACTTCTGCTGAAAATGAAAGGCGTGCAGCGAATAATTTCTTGGTTGAAAAAGTGCAGACTGCGTTAGGCATGGACCGGGATAGGTATGCGATTTTTAAAGTGATCTCAGGGGAGTACCGTCAAGGGGTTATCAGTGCTTCGAGCTATCTTTTATATGTCGAACAATTTGGTCTCTTGCACCTCGTTCTTGAAATGGCAAGGTTACTGCCTGGTCCTCAAAAGCAAAAGGAACTTGCTGATGCCTACTACGCCAGTTTGCGTCTTAGGAGCCTTCAAGGAAATGGTGGTGGTGGAACTGTTAGCTCTCGGAAAAATAAGGGGAAGGGGAAACTTCCTGATGCCGCAGAAACTACTGGTGCTGCACGGGTTTCATTAGAAGATCAGATCCTGAGAGCTGCCAACAAGCTTCAGTTACAGGGAGGAGACTCTGGAGTGCTGCTAAAAGAAGGGTGTGGAGCAACCATGAAGGGTTCTCGGCAAAGCCACGGGGGGCAGAGACTTTCTTTGAGCAAAACGAAGAAGTAA